One genomic window of Kaistia geumhonensis includes the following:
- a CDS encoding exostosin domain-containing protein — translation MGEGFDGITIAPFPLFPVNSPGPEARCVPKRHLFSFVGARPNPFYMDDARPFIFDELSDVPDGLVISRDEWHFHQAVYEHQIRQTVAAIEDPLRNAAAAEYREVMAESIFVLCPSGTGPNSLRLWEAIDCGAIPVIISPLYEPPGDLALWRHGTLSADGTRDALRRLPGILQRLAADEERLARMRGLIGELRARYGSDTFVHDVVALAQSLAARRNAA, via the coding sequence GTGGGCGAGGGGTTCGACGGCATCACGATCGCCCCCTTCCCGCTGTTCCCGGTCAACTCGCCGGGGCCGGAGGCGCGTTGCGTGCCGAAGCGGCATCTCTTCAGCTTCGTAGGCGCGCGTCCGAACCCGTTCTACATGGATGACGCGCGCCCTTTCATCTTCGACGAACTATCGGACGTGCCGGACGGCCTCGTGATTTCTCGCGACGAATGGCACTTTCATCAGGCTGTCTACGAGCACCAGATCCGCCAGACCGTCGCGGCGATCGAGGATCCGCTTCGCAACGCGGCCGCGGCCGAGTATCGGGAAGTGATGGCCGAGAGCATTTTCGTGCTCTGCCCGAGCGGAACCGGCCCGAACAGCCTACGCCTCTGGGAGGCGATCGACTGCGGCGCGATCCCCGTGATCATTTCCCCGCTCTACGAGCCGCCCGGCGATCTGGCACTCTGGCGCCACGGAACGCTGAGCGCCGATGGAACCCGCGATGCGTTGCGACGGCTGCCGGGAATTCTGCAACGGCTCGCCGCCGACGAGGAGCGGCTTGCCCGGATGCGTGGGCTGATCGGGGAGCTGCGAGCGCGCTACGGCTCGGATACCTTCGTCCACGACGTGGTCGCCCTCGCGCAGAGCCTAGCAGCGCGCCGCAATGCCGCCTGA
- a CDS encoding ABC transporter ATP-binding protein codes for MTRSAATRADGRDNPLAHVKAAEWGKGLGTLYRITRLTMRHPWQAGIAILSTIIACTFQLIIPRLLGRAVDEAQGILSADTAVAAQHALLVTAGTLLGVSILRGIFTMAQNYYGDAVGHHLGYELRLAAYEKLQQLSFSFHDRVHTGDLITLGILDIEGVRMFFNTGLVRMVLLTILIGFGAFMLISTDPVLGLLSLSFVPFVAWRSSVTQLLLRSTWLTVQEKLAVLTRVMDENLGGIRVVRAFSAQAFEMTKFDRISSEALQLAHERVLIRVRNTSAMNFSFFAAMGLVLWVGGGRVASGSMTVGTLASFLTFMTILQMPVRQLGLMVNSFARASTCGRRLFELLDQEVTIADRPGARPLSITDGTLAFENVGFEYPGTDKPALADISFTARRGETIGIVGPPGSGKSTLAHLIPRFYDVTSGRITIDGQDIRDVTVESLRRAAGVVQQDAFLFTTTIENNVAYGDPWAEEHRIERAAESAQLHDYIVGLPSGYETVVGERGASLSGGQRQRLTIARSLMLHQSVLVLDDSTAAVDAATEQRIRSALRVHAADRVTIVISHRLSSLMHADQILFIEDGRIVERGTHDALVAAGGRYRALYDLQLRPAEDALQGAAE; via the coding sequence GTGACACGCAGTGCTGCAACGCGCGCAGACGGGCGCGATAATCCGCTCGCCCATGTGAAGGCGGCGGAATGGGGGAAAGGTCTCGGGACGCTCTACCGGATCACCCGGTTGACGATGCGCCATCCCTGGCAGGCCGGCATCGCCATCCTGTCGACGATCATCGCCTGCACCTTCCAGCTCATCATTCCGCGGCTGCTCGGCCGCGCCGTCGACGAGGCGCAGGGCATCCTCAGCGCCGATACCGCCGTCGCCGCGCAGCATGCGCTGCTGGTCACGGCCGGAACGCTGCTCGGCGTCAGCATCCTTCGCGGCATCTTCACCATGGCGCAGAACTACTATGGCGACGCCGTCGGCCACCATCTCGGTTACGAGCTGCGCCTCGCCGCCTATGAAAAGCTGCAGCAGCTCTCCTTCTCCTTCCACGACCGCGTCCATACGGGCGATCTGATCACGCTCGGCATCCTCGACATCGAAGGTGTCCGGATGTTCTTCAACACCGGCCTCGTGCGCATGGTTCTCCTGACCATCCTGATCGGTTTCGGCGCCTTCATGCTGATCTCGACCGATCCGGTGCTCGGGCTGCTCAGCCTCTCCTTCGTCCCCTTCGTCGCATGGCGTTCGTCGGTCACGCAGCTTTTGCTGCGCTCGACCTGGCTCACCGTCCAGGAGAAGCTCGCGGTGCTGACGCGCGTCATGGACGAGAATCTCGGCGGCATTCGCGTCGTCCGCGCGTTCTCGGCCCAGGCTTTCGAGATGACGAAGTTCGACCGCATCTCAAGCGAGGCGCTGCAACTCGCCCATGAGCGCGTGCTGATCCGCGTGCGCAATACGAGCGCGATGAACTTCTCGTTCTTTGCGGCCATGGGGTTGGTGCTGTGGGTCGGCGGCGGCCGGGTGGCCAGCGGCTCGATGACGGTCGGCACGCTCGCCTCGTTCCTCACCTTCATGACCATCCTGCAGATGCCGGTCCGCCAGCTCGGCCTGATGGTCAACTCCTTCGCCCGCGCCTCGACCTGCGGCAGGCGGCTGTTCGAGCTGCTCGACCAGGAGGTGACGATCGCCGACCGGCCGGGCGCCAGACCGCTCTCGATCACCGACGGAACGCTCGCCTTCGAGAATGTCGGCTTCGAATATCCGGGCACGGACAAGCCGGCGCTCGCCGACATCAGCTTCACCGCCCGCCGCGGCGAGACGATCGGCATCGTCGGCCCGCCGGGCAGCGGCAAGTCGACGCTCGCCCATCTCATCCCGCGCTTCTACGACGTGACCTCCGGCCGCATCACCATCGACGGTCAGGATATCCGCGACGTGACCGTCGAATCGTTGCGCCGGGCGGCCGGAGTGGTGCAGCAGGACGCGTTCCTGTTCACGACGACGATCGAGAACAATGTCGCCTATGGCGATCCATGGGCCGAGGAACACCGCATCGAGCGCGCCGCTGAATCGGCGCAGCTGCACGACTATATAGTCGGCCTGCCCTCCGGCTACGAAACGGTGGTCGGCGAGCGTGGCGCATCGCTCTCCGGCGGCCAGCGCCAGCGTCTCACCATCGCGCGCAGCCTCATGCTGCATCAGAGCGTGCTCGTGCTCGACGATTCGACCGCCGCCGTCGATGCAGCGACCGAGCAGCGCATCCGCAGCGCGCTCCGCGTCCACGCCGCCGACCGCGTCACGATCGTCATCTCGCATCGCCTGTCGTCGCTGATGCATGCCGATCAGATCCTGTTCATAGAGGACGGGCGGATCGTCGAGCGGGGCACGCATGACGCGCTGGTCGCCGCCGGGGGCCGCTACCGCGCGCTCTACGATCTCCAGCTGCGGCCGGCCGAGGATGCGCTTCAGGGAGCGGCGGAGTGA